A stretch of the Spirochaetota bacterium genome encodes the following:
- a CDS encoding alpha-amylase family protein — MKSQFRYRQVHLDFHTSEHIPDVGAQFDKKQFAEALTVGNVDSITVFAVCHHGWAYYPTKVGKAHPNLKNKDLLGDMIDACHANGVNAPVYITVQWNERVAREHPEWRVVKGDAASQQSDLNQLGAGWHSLCLSNDEYVDLVIAQAHEVMDMYKADGLFFDILIAWDCCCRNCIERMKKAGLDPNKKEDRLANHRTVIMDYYKRVTGAVHKKDPSMRIFHNSGHIYKGERERWQYFTHLELESLPTAGWGYDHFPLSARYANTLGMEYLGMTGKFHTSWGEFGGFKRPAALEYECALMTSLGARSSVGDQLHPSGKMDMDTYKTIGAGYSRVKALEEYAIGSTPCSEIALLSAEAVFHSREHESIDMGAARILNELHLMYDVIDMDEDFSKYKLIVLPDICTLDDALAKKVNAYVKKGGKLLLSGTSGMKPDASAFAVDMRAKVLGASEFNPDYVKAVSGLDDSLIESPFVMYAAAQKVKAAGADVLAEVYNPYFNRTWEHFCSHQHTPYKTERSSENDAIIMDGNIVYIAYPIFKTYYDRGQPLYKYLVRGAINKLLPDRELSVKLPSSGRMSFMEQKEKNRIVLHLLYAEIQPRGESGAGWGRGVKMLIIEDVNELHRIPAEIRLEKKPSRVYSAYTKNDIPFTYENGKAKITVDTMYIHEAVVIER, encoded by the coding sequence ATGAAAAGCCAGTTCCGCTATCGCCAAGTTCATCTCGATTTCCACACGTCGGAACATATACCCGATGTCGGCGCACAATTCGACAAAAAGCAGTTCGCCGAAGCGCTTACGGTCGGCAATGTCGATTCGATAACCGTGTTCGCCGTATGTCATCACGGCTGGGCGTATTATCCGACCAAGGTCGGGAAGGCGCATCCGAACCTGAAGAACAAGGACCTCCTCGGCGATATGATCGATGCGTGTCATGCGAACGGCGTGAACGCGCCGGTGTACATCACCGTGCAGTGGAACGAGCGCGTTGCCCGCGAGCATCCGGAATGGCGCGTGGTGAAGGGTGATGCCGCCTCGCAGCAGTCGGACCTCAATCAGCTTGGAGCCGGATGGCATTCGCTGTGCCTCAGCAATGACGAATATGTCGATCTTGTCATAGCGCAGGCGCATGAAGTGATGGACATGTACAAGGCTGACGGATTATTTTTCGATATACTCATCGCATGGGACTGCTGCTGCCGCAATTGCATCGAACGCATGAAAAAAGCGGGCCTCGATCCGAACAAAAAAGAGGACCGCCTCGCCAATCACCGCACTGTGATAATGGATTATTACAAACGTGTCACCGGTGCTGTGCATAAGAAAGATCCATCGATGCGCATTTTCCACAACAGCGGTCATATCTATAAGGGTGAACGCGAACGCTGGCAGTACTTCACGCATCTTGAACTCGAATCGCTCCCGACGGCGGGCTGGGGCTACGATCACTTCCCGCTCTCGGCGCGCTATGCGAATACGCTCGGTATGGAATATCTCGGCATGACGGGGAAATTCCACACATCCTGGGGCGAGTTCGGCGGCTTCAAACGCCCGGCGGCGCTCGAATATGAATGCGCGCTCATGACATCGCTCGGTGCGCGTTCAAGCGTGGGAGATCAGCTCCATCCATCTGGAAAAATGGATATGGATACGTATAAGACCATCGGCGCGGGATATTCGAGGGTGAAAGCACTCGAGGAATATGCCATCGGCTCGACACCGTGTTCGGAGATAGCGCTCCTTTCCGCGGAAGCAGTGTTCCATTCCCGCGAGCACGAATCGATTGACATGGGTGCGGCGCGCATACTGAACGAACTTCATCTTATGTACGATGTCATCGATATGGACGAGGACTTCTCGAAGTACAAGCTCATCGTCCTGCCGGACATCTGTACGCTCGACGATGCGCTCGCGAAAAAAGTGAACGCGTATGTGAAAAAGGGCGGGAAACTCCTCCTTTCCGGCACGTCGGGGATGAAGCCGGATGCGTCAGCGTTCGCCGTCGATATGCGCGCGAAAGTGTTAGGTGCATCGGAGTTCAATCCGGATTACGTGAAGGCGGTGAGCGGACTCGATGACAGCCTCATCGAATCGCCGTTCGTGATGTATGCCGCGGCGCAGAAGGTGAAGGCAGCCGGTGCCGATGTCCTTGCCGAAGTATACAATCCGTACTTCAATCGGACATGGGAGCATTTCTGCTCGCATCAGCATACGCCGTACAAGACGGAACGCTCTTCGGAGAACGATGCGATAATCATGGACGGGAATATTGTCTACATTGCGTATCCGATATTCAAGACATACTACGATCGCGGGCAGCCGCTCTATAAATATCTCGTCCGCGGCGCGATCAATAAGCTTCTGCCGGATCGGGAACTTTCGGTGAAACTGCCGTCGAGCGGGCGCATGAGCTTCATGGAACAGAAGGAAAAGAACCGCATCGTGCTCCATCTCCTCTATGCGGAGATACAGCCCCGCGGCGAGAGCGGTGCAGGATGGGGACGCGGCGTGAAAATGCTCATCATCGAGGATGTGAACGAGCTGCATCGCATACCTGCGGAGATACGCTTGGAGAAAAAACCGTCACGCGTGTACTCGGCGTATACGAAAAATGATATTCCCTTCACCTATGAGAACGGGAAGGCGAAGATCACCGTCGATACCATGTATATCCATGAAGCGGTGGTCATCGAGCGGTAG
- a CDS encoding uroporphyrinogen decarboxylase family protein, which translates to MTKRDVVILAMEGKRPPYVPWSYGFTQEAMHTLKEHYGPTANYEAIFDNHYAGFGSGLGFSTDIGNDRVRDIFGVTWDRSSDKDIGVIEGTVIAQPTMKGYQFPDPKNKMIFERMPEGIARSADRFRVFNIGFSLYERAWTLRGMENLLMDFYEHPEFVHEILSAIADYNIAQVKEALKYDIDAIHFGDDWGQQQGLIMGPALWREFIKPELKRMYAVARDAGKYVTIHSCGDVDELFDDLIDIGLNCFNPFQPEVMDTAALIRKYRGRLAFHGGLSTQKVLPYASADGVRAEVRRLIDLGSEGGYIFSPAHAVEGDVPLENLIAFIEEIKEQDGYRKAKAA; encoded by the coding sequence ATGACGAAACGAGATGTGGTCATATTGGCAATGGAAGGGAAACGTCCGCCGTACGTGCCCTGGAGCTATGGTTTTACGCAGGAGGCGATGCATACGCTGAAAGAGCATTACGGGCCGACGGCTAATTATGAAGCGATCTTCGACAATCACTATGCGGGCTTCGGCAGCGGTTTGGGTTTTTCTACCGACATCGGGAATGACCGCGTGCGCGATATTTTCGGCGTTACCTGGGACCGCTCGAGCGACAAGGACATCGGCGTCATCGAGGGGACGGTCATCGCACAACCGACGATGAAAGGGTATCAGTTCCCCGACCCGAAGAATAAGATGATCTTTGAGCGCATGCCCGAGGGTATAGCGCGCAGTGCCGACCGCTTCCGCGTGTTCAACATCGGGTTTTCGCTCTATGAACGCGCATGGACGCTTCGCGGCATGGAGAATCTCCTTATGGACTTCTATGAACACCCGGAATTCGTCCATGAAATCCTTTCCGCCATCGCCGATTACAATATTGCACAGGTGAAGGAAGCGCTAAAATATGATATCGACGCGATACATTTCGGCGACGACTGGGGGCAGCAGCAGGGGCTCATCATGGGTCCGGCGCTGTGGCGCGAATTCATCAAGCCAGAGCTTAAGCGCATGTACGCCGTAGCACGCGATGCGGGGAAATATGTCACGATACATTCCTGCGGCGACGTGGACGAGCTCTTCGATGATCTTATCGATATCGGACTCAACTGCTTTAATCCGTTCCAGCCGGAGGTGATGGATACCGCGGCGCTCATACGGAAATACCGCGGGCGTCTCGCTTTCCACGGCGGGCTTTCCACGCAGAAAGTACTTCCGTACGCGAGCGCCGATGGCGTGCGCGCCGAAGTACGGCGCCTCATCGATCTCGGTTCCGAGGGCGGGTATATCTTCTCGCCGGCGCATGCCGTTGAGGGTGATGTGCCGCTTGAGAACCTCATCGCCTTCATTGAAGAGATAAAAGAACAGGACGGATACCGCAAAGCGAAGGCGGCGTAA
- a CDS encoding lysylphosphatidylglycerol synthase transmembrane domain-containing protein — translation MKQKQKIPFTAIKIVVTALLLGVLAFLVYKEWAKIYEMFSRMQVRYFVLAMALMFVSMFTGFLVWQTAFLATRVHVHPVSAFRAYFLGLFYNNVLPTSIGGDVVKVIEMKEMGTPVDTTVSAILIDRVLTLYILIFSSLLFTPLIIRSKIEAAQVSVIVGAFIIVTMLAAIILYNERTFALLVRIVRRVIPWKKVSHFIITVFESFHRLKHKRRFALLMVICVIVTQTLRILFNYFIGLALSLNIALPFYFVCIPLVTVATLIPISLSGYGVAELSGAFLFSKLLPGVSYSQGGMLMFTAHIALLIVNLVCGFAFFIPKRDRTGKRQYVFM, via the coding sequence ATGAAACAGAAACAGAAAATACCGTTCACGGCGATAAAGATCGTTGTCACCGCCCTCCTTCTCGGCGTGCTTGCATTCCTTGTGTATAAGGAATGGGCGAAGATATACGAAATGTTCTCCCGCATGCAGGTGCGGTATTTCGTGCTCGCTATGGCGCTTATGTTCGTGAGCATGTTCACGGGTTTCCTCGTGTGGCAGACGGCATTCCTGGCAACGCGCGTGCATGTGCACCCAGTCTCCGCGTTCCGCGCCTACTTCCTCGGTCTTTTCTATAACAATGTGCTCCCCACATCCATCGGCGGCGATGTCGTCAAGGTCATCGAGATGAAGGAGATGGGTACGCCGGTGGATACTACCGTGTCCGCTATACTCATCGACCGCGTGCTCACGCTCTACATCCTCATTTTCTCATCCCTGCTGTTCACACCGCTCATCATACGCTCGAAGATAGAGGCGGCGCAGGTGTCCGTTATCGTCGGTGCGTTCATCATCGTGACGATGCTGGCGGCGATAATTCTCTATAATGAGAGGACATTTGCGCTCCTCGTTCGCATCGTCCGGCGCGTCATCCCGTGGAAGAAGGTCTCGCATTTCATCATAACGGTCTTTGAATCGTTCCATCGGCTCAAGCACAAGCGGCGCTTTGCCCTGCTCATGGTCATATGCGTCATCGTCACGCAGACGCTGAGGATACTCTTCAACTATTTCATCGGACTTGCGCTCTCGCTCAACATCGCGCTCCCGTTCTATTTCGTCTGCATCCCGCTCGTCACGGTCGCGACGCTCATCCCCATTTCGCTCAGCGGGTACGGCGTGGCGGAACTGTCCGGCGCTTTCCTCTTCTCAAAGCTCCTTCCCGGCGTATCGTACTCGCAGGGAGGCATGCTCATGTTCACCGCGCATATCGCGCTCCTTATCGTCAATCTCGTCTGCGGTTTTGCATTCTTCATACCGAAGCGGGATCGAACGGGAAAAAGGCAGTACGTGTTCATGTGA
- a CDS encoding valine--pyruvate transaminase, whose product MELSKFGKKMTERSGILTLMDDLGKALNDGTNMIMMGGGNPAHIPAVGSIWRSRMHEILDKDDEFERVIGNYDAPQGKKEFIDALVVFFNREYGWNITAANIAITNGSQNSFFFLFNILGGEYDGGVSRKILFPLCPEYIGYVDQGINHGLFVSRKPKIEIIDEHTFKYHIDFDDFTIGDDIAAICISRPTNPTGNVITDSELAHLSDMARAKGIPLIIDNAYGHPFPGVLFEPATLHWDKHIILSMSLSKLGLPSTRTGIMIANEEIVAAIASINAIVNLANGTIGQAILEPYIRTGEIKNIVRDTIFPFYRARATNIERVIRRELDGLPYYLHKIEGAFFVWLWFKGLPITCLQLYERLKKKGLLVVPGHYFFDALAEQWDHTDECIRMNYAMDEAMTARGIAILGEELRMIYRMG is encoded by the coding sequence ATGGAGCTGTCGAAATTCGGGAAGAAGATGACGGAGCGGTCGGGCATTCTCACGCTCATGGACGATCTCGGCAAAGCCCTCAACGACGGCACGAACATGATAATGATGGGCGGCGGCAATCCCGCGCATATACCCGCCGTGGGATCGATATGGCGCAGCCGCATGCACGAGATTCTCGATAAGGACGACGAGTTCGAACGTGTCATCGGCAACTACGATGCGCCGCAGGGAAAGAAGGAATTCATCGATGCGCTCGTCGTTTTTTTCAACCGCGAATACGGCTGGAACATCACGGCGGCGAACATCGCGATAACGAACGGGAGTCAGAACAGTTTTTTCTTTCTGTTCAACATCCTCGGCGGCGAATACGACGGCGGCGTGAGCAGGAAGATACTGTTCCCGCTTTGCCCGGAATATATCGGCTATGTCGACCAGGGCATCAATCACGGGCTTTTCGTATCGCGCAAGCCGAAGATAGAGATCATCGATGAGCACACGTTCAAATATCACATCGATTTCGATGATTTCACCATCGGCGACGACATCGCTGCGATATGCATTTCCCGCCCGACGAATCCTACCGGGAATGTCATCACCGACAGCGAGCTTGCGCACCTTTCCGACATGGCGCGCGCAAAGGGCATACCGCTCATCATCGACAATGCGTATGGTCATCCATTCCCTGGTGTCCTTTTTGAGCCGGCTACACTGCATTGGGACAAGCACATCATTCTATCGATGAGCCTCTCAAAGCTCGGGCTGCCATCGACACGGACAGGCATCATGATCGCCAATGAGGAGATCGTTGCGGCGATAGCGTCCATCAATGCCATTGTCAATCTCGCCAACGGCACTATCGGACAGGCGATACTTGAGCCGTATATCCGCACCGGTGAGATAAAGAACATCGTGCGTGATACGATATTCCCTTTCTATCGCGCTCGCGCGACGAATATCGAACGCGTGATCCGCAGGGAACTTGACGGGCTCCCCTATTATCTCCATAAGATAGAAGGCGCATTCTTCGTATGGCTCTGGTTCAAGGGGCTGCCGATAACCTGTCTTCAACTCTACGAGCGGCTGAAAAAAAAGGGCCTGCTCGTCGTCCCCGGCCATTATTTTTTCGATGCGCTCGCTGAACAATGGGACCATACCGATGAATGCATACGGATGAATTATGCCATGGACGAAGCCATGACGGCACGCGGGATAGCGATACTGGGCGAAGAGCTTAGGATGATCTATCGAATGGGGTAG
- a CDS encoding tyrosine recombinase XerC, which yields MDSDILASFSDYLRSRKRSENTILAYGKDLGFYTGYLSSIGKSVTDATAFTVRAYLSHVKNKGCSNRTMARHLSAIKKFYFFLVRSGRFTDNGILDMRSPRTEKNIVTFLEPDEIERMLSLGGNDFLSLRNRYMILLFYASGLRVSELCSLTVDAIDASSDMIRITGKGDKVREIPLLPAITRTLPDYLAGRTRYLTASGRICEALFINKNGTPLGQRGVRHIMKILIRRLAIGRKISPHTLRHTFATHLINNGADIRAVQELLGHSSLSTTQRYTHVTNRRIIEVYNRAHPHA from the coding sequence ATGGATTCGGACATACTCGCTTCGTTCTCGGATTACCTCAGGTCGCGCAAGCGCTCCGAGAACACGATACTCGCGTACGGCAAGGACCTCGGCTTCTATACCGGGTATCTGTCATCGATAGGGAAGTCCGTTACGGATGCTACCGCGTTCACGGTGCGCGCGTATCTCTCGCATGTGAAGAACAAAGGGTGCAGCAACCGCACCATGGCGCGCCATCTCTCGGCGATAAAGAAATTCTATTTTTTCCTCGTACGTTCCGGGCGCTTTACCGACAACGGCATACTCGATATGCGTTCGCCCCGCACGGAAAAGAACATCGTTACTTTCCTCGAGCCAGATGAGATAGAGCGCATGCTCTCCCTCGGCGGCAACGATTTTCTTTCGCTGCGCAACCGCTACATGATACTCCTCTTCTATGCGAGCGGGCTTCGTGTGTCGGAGCTCTGTTCACTCACGGTCGATGCCATTGATGCATCCTCGGACATGATACGCATCACCGGCAAGGGCGATAAAGTACGCGAGATACCCCTTCTCCCTGCGATAACCCGGACGCTGCCGGATTATCTCGCGGGAAGGACGCGGTATCTGACCGCCTCGGGCCGTATCTGCGAAGCGCTTTTCATCAACAAGAACGGCACCCCGCTCGGTCAGCGCGGCGTGCGGCATATCATGAAGATACTGATACGGCGGCTCGCCATCGGCAGGAAAATATCGCCGCACACGCTTCGGCATACGTTCGCCACGCATCTTATCAACAACGGAGCCGACATACGCGCCGTGCAGGAACTCCTTGGACATTCATCGTTGTCGACGACACAGCGCTACACGCATGTCACCAACCGAAGGATCATCGAAGTGTATAACAGAGCGCATCCGCACGCGTAG
- a CDS encoding alpha-L-fucosidase produces MLETLKTPGDTKWFVKDRFGLFIHWGLYSMAARHEWVKHTERIPNEVYDEKYFKRFDPDLYDPNLWADAASNAGMKYFVITTKHHEGFCLWDSKLTDYKAQNTPAKRDLLRPMIEAFRKRDMKVGLYHSIIDWHHPQYVIDNKNGPYRESPEREKMNQGRDQMKYADYLHGQVKEILTDYGTIDVLWFDFSFPDKEAPDDFTRGKGHKAWRSAELMAMIRKLQPHVILDDRLDLPDGWDVKTPEQVQPREWVTVNGKPVVWEACQTLSGSWGYHRDEASFRSTENLIETLIDCVSKGGNLLLNVGPTARGEFDERALERLNGIGTWMRRHSRSIYGCTQAPAEFKTPDGCRLTYNPDTKRLYVHCFVWPYKHLHCDGFGGKVKYAQLLNDGSEVGIKMDEWHAKQLGLATDAITITLPQVKPNVTVPVIELFLE; encoded by the coding sequence ATGCTTGAGACATTGAAAACCCCGGGCGATACGAAATGGTTCGTGAAGGATCGCTTCGGTCTTTTCATACACTGGGGACTCTATTCGATGGCGGCCCGTCACGAATGGGTGAAGCATACGGAGCGTATACCGAACGAAGTGTACGATGAAAAATATTTCAAGCGATTCGACCCCGATCTCTATGACCCCAATCTCTGGGCGGACGCAGCCTCGAATGCGGGAATGAAATACTTCGTGATAACGACGAAGCATCACGAGGGGTTCTGTCTCTGGGATTCCAAGCTTACCGATTATAAAGCGCAGAATACGCCGGCCAAACGCGACCTCCTTCGCCCGATGATAGAAGCGTTCAGAAAACGCGATATGAAAGTGGGGCTCTATCATTCCATCATCGACTGGCATCATCCGCAGTATGTCATCGACAATAAGAACGGACCGTATCGCGAAAGCCCTGAGCGTGAGAAGATGAACCAGGGCCGCGATCAGATGAAATATGCCGACTATCTCCACGGACAGGTGAAGGAGATACTCACCGATTACGGCACGATCGATGTGCTCTGGTTCGACTTCTCATTCCCCGACAAGGAAGCCCCGGACGATTTCACCCGCGGCAAAGGTCACAAGGCGTGGCGCTCCGCCGAGCTCATGGCGATGATACGGAAACTTCAGCCGCACGTCATACTCGACGACAGGCTCGATCTCCCCGACGGCTGGGATGTGAAAACGCCCGAGCAGGTACAGCCGCGCGAATGGGTGACCGTGAACGGAAAACCCGTGGTATGGGAGGCATGTCAGACTCTTTCCGGCTCTTGGGGATATCATCGCGATGAAGCGAGTTTCAGAAGCACGGAAAATCTGATAGAAACACTTATCGATTGCGTATCGAAGGGCGGCAATCTCCTTCTCAATGTAGGTCCAACCGCCCGCGGCGAATTCGACGAGAGAGCGCTCGAACGCCTCAACGGCATAGGGACGTGGATGCGCAGACACAGCCGCTCCATCTATGGATGCACGCAGGCGCCCGCGGAGTTCAAGACGCCGGACGGCTGCCGTCTCACCTACAATCCCGATACGAAACGCCTCTACGTCCATTGCTTCGTTTGGCCGTACAAGCATCTCCATTGCGACGGATTCGGCGGCAAGGTAAAATATGCACAGCTTCTCAACGACGGCTCTGAGGTCGGCATCAAAATGGATGAGTGGCATGCGAAACAGCTCGGCCTCGCCACTGACGCGATAACGATAACGCTGCCGCAGGTAAAGCCCAACGTCACCGTACCGGTGATAGAATTATTTCTGGAGTGA
- a CDS encoding glutathionylspermidine synthase family protein — translation MIRRECTPRTNWREAVESLGCNFHTIDGAPYWDESACYEFTADQIDMLESATAEIERICREAVLHVVREKRAKDIGIPEAFIPYVMNSYDARETSIYGRFDLVFDGKDHPKLLEYNADTPTALLEASVVQWHWMKDRAADADQFNSIHEKLIAAWKKTGIRSMHFSCIRDHDEDLGNTEYIRDTAAQAGIETKHVFVEDIGWDSRQKKFIDKDGAVIQTMFKLYPWEWLFADSFGPHIAESGVRFIEPAWKLMLSNKGILPILWELFPGHPNLLPAYFDNRFSDNYVRKPFLSREGSNVSIVRNGTVQEKGGTYGAEGYIYQEHMPVPSFDGNYTTIGSWVIGGEPAGIGIREDTTEITMNSSRFIPHYFKE, via the coding sequence GTGATACGACGGGAATGCACGCCGCGTACGAACTGGCGGGAGGCCGTTGAATCGCTCGGGTGCAATTTTCATACGATAGACGGCGCACCGTACTGGGATGAATCCGCATGCTACGAATTCACCGCGGACCAGATCGATATGCTTGAATCGGCCACCGCCGAGATAGAGCGTATCTGCCGCGAGGCCGTTCTGCATGTGGTACGTGAGAAACGGGCAAAAGATATCGGCATCCCCGAGGCATTCATTCCCTATGTTATGAATTCGTATGATGCGCGGGAAACGAGCATCTACGGGCGCTTCGATCTTGTCTTCGACGGCAAGGATCACCCGAAGCTCCTTGAATATAATGCCGATACGCCCACAGCACTCCTTGAGGCGAGCGTGGTTCAGTGGCATTGGATGAAGGATCGTGCAGCAGATGCTGACCAGTTCAATTCCATTCATGAAAAGCTCATTGCGGCGTGGAAAAAGACGGGGATACGTTCGATGCATTTCAGCTGCATACGCGACCACGATGAGGATCTTGGGAACACTGAGTACATCCGCGATACGGCCGCGCAGGCGGGCATCGAGACAAAACATGTCTTCGTCGAGGATATCGGCTGGGACAGCAGACAGAAAAAGTTCATTGATAAGGATGGCGCTGTCATCCAGACGATGTTCAAACTGTATCCGTGGGAATGGCTTTTCGCTGACTCCTTCGGGCCGCACATCGCCGAGAGCGGCGTGCGTTTCATCGAGCCGGCATGGAAACTCATGCTGAGCAACAAGGGGATACTCCCGATACTCTGGGAACTGTTCCCCGGGCATCCGAATCTCCTGCCGGCGTACTTCGATAACCGTTTCAGTGACAATTATGTGCGTAAGCCGTTCCTATCGCGCGAAGGGAGCAATGTGAGCATTGTCCGCAACGGCACCGTCCAGGAGAAGGGCGGCACGTACGGTGCGGAGGGATACATCTACCAGGAACACATGCCGGTCCCATCGTTCGATGGGAATTACACGACGATCGGATCTTGGGTCATCGGCGGTGAACCGGCAGGCATAGGCATTCGCGAGGATACCACCGAGATAACCATGAATTCGAGCAGATTCATTCCACATTATTTCAAGGAGTAA
- a CDS encoding DUF350 domain-containing protein yields the protein MMNEVMASLSGLIPFLKYFGGGVGLVLVFSLVYLLVTPYPEVKLIRGGSVAPAISFGGAIFGFICPLVAAISHSVSFLDMVLWALVALCVQVATFLIIRIFLPSLIKNVEKNQLSSAILIAIISIAVGMVNAASMTY from the coding sequence ATGATGAACGAAGTGATGGCATCGCTGAGCGGACTGATCCCTTTCCTCAAGTATTTCGGCGGGGGCGTGGGGCTTGTCCTTGTCTTTTCGCTCGTCTACCTTCTGGTAACACCCTATCCCGAGGTAAAGCTGATACGGGGCGGGTCCGTTGCGCCGGCTATAAGCTTCGGCGGGGCGATATTCGGCTTTATCTGCCCGCTCGTCGCGGCGATATCGCACAGTGTGAGTTTTCTGGACATGGTCCTCTGGGCGTTGGTGGCGCTGTGCGTGCAGGTGGCGACCTTCCTTATCATTCGCATCTTCCTGCCGTCGCTCATAAAGAACGTTGAGAAGAACCAGTTGTCTTCCGCTATCCTCATCGCGATAATATCGATCGCGGTAGGCATGGTCAACGCGGCAAGCATGACGTATTGA
- a CDS encoding radical SAM protein, producing the protein MNILLINPNGIVMNTRESLPPGLGYIAAVIEKAGHAVHVLDLTVDEKSTTEIIDAISSADLCGITASTPTIKRAWQIAELCRKRSVPVVLGGPHVSALPEEAAHYCDVVVRGEGERTIVELLANFDKVRTRDLSHIAGLSYLKDGVVVHTPDRERIKDLNEVPYPAWHLFPPLTMYSTQQPLLDKNVLSAGMITSRGCPYQCVFCYKGIFGTSCRMRSADNVLGEWRMLVKDYRVKQIGIVDDSFTSSPRRVIEICKKIVDEKLVVEWVMPSGIRVKPISEEMLMWMKRAGCTRVGFGVESGSQRMLDAIQKNITLDDIRAAFRLAKKVGLETVAFFMIGNFGETEETMQATIDFAKELNPSFAQFLITVPYPGTKLYDMIRSDGRLLIDDWNLYGTFERAAYFETDTMPKELVERMLRKAYFSFYVRPLYWMQPSIMKRMITKIPHYASLFVRYFLRSGSKKK; encoded by the coding sequence ATGAACATACTTCTCATCAATCCCAACGGCATCGTCATGAACACCCGCGAGTCGCTCCCGCCGGGTCTCGGCTACATCGCCGCGGTCATCGAGAAAGCGGGTCACGCCGTCCATGTCCTTGACCTCACCGTCGATGAGAAATCGACGACGGAGATAATAGATGCCATATCCAGCGCCGATCTCTGCGGCATCACCGCGAGCACGCCGACGATAAAGCGCGCATGGCAGATCGCCGAACTGTGCAGAAAGCGCTCGGTACCGGTGGTGCTGGGCGGGCCGCATGTGAGCGCGTTGCCGGAAGAAGCGGCTCATTACTGTGACGTCGTCGTACGCGGCGAGGGCGAGCGGACCATCGTCGAATTGCTCGCGAATTTCGATAAGGTCCGCACACGCGATCTCTCCCACATCGCAGGGCTTTCTTATTTGAAGGACGGTGTCGTGGTCCATACGCCTGACCGAGAGCGCATCAAGGACTTGAACGAAGTACCCTATCCCGCGTGGCATCTCTTCCCTCCGCTTACGATGTATTCCACGCAGCAGCCGCTCCTCGACAAGAACGTCCTTTCCGCGGGCATGATCACCTCGCGCGGCTGTCCATACCAATGCGTGTTCTGCTACAAGGGGATATTCGGAACCTCCTGCCGGATGCGGAGCGCCGACAATGTCCTCGGCGAGTGGCGCATGCTCGTGAAGGATTATCGCGTTAAGCAGATAGGCATTGTGGATGATTCGTTCACCTCATCGCCGCGGCGTGTCATCGAGATATGTAAAAAGATCGTCGATGAAAAGCTCGTCGTCGAATGGGTGATGCCCTCGGGAATTCGCGTGAAGCCGATATCAGAAGAGATGCTCATGTGGATGAAGCGCGCCGGCTGTACGCGCGTGGGTTTCGGCGTTGAGTCAGGATCGCAGCGCATGCTCGATGCGATACAGAAGAACATCACGCTCGACGACATACGCGCCGCGTTCAGGCTCGCGAAAAAGGTCGGCCTCGAAACGGTGGCGTTCTTCATGATAGGGAATTTCGGCGAGACCGAAGAGACCATGCAGGCGACCATCGACTTCGCGAAGGAGCTTAATCCCTCCTTTGCGCAATTCCTCATCACGGTGCCGTATCCGGGGACGAAGCTCTACGATATGATCAGGAGTGACGGGCGGCTTCTCATCGACGATTGGAATCTCTATGGCACCTTCGAACGCGCGGCCTATTTCGAAACGGACACCATGCCCAAAGAACTTGTCGAGCGTATGCTGAGAAAGGCGTACTTCTCGTTCTATGTCCGGCCGCTCTACTGGATGCAGCCGTCGATAATGAAGCGCATGATAACGAAGATACCGCATTATGCGTCGCTTTTCGTGCGGTATTTTCTCCGTTCAGGATCGAAGAAGAAATAA